CtgcccagtgcctgcagccACTCATGCAATGAGTCTCCAGGTCTCAATTCATAGCGTGGGGCAGCCATTTGCTTCTGTCCGACCCACTCTGAGGATGGGAGCCCTTTGGGGATGGATTTAAGGGGATCTGCTGGGCATGGCCAGGCACCCTGGGCCAGGCAGGAAACCTGGAACCAGAGAAGGGTGCCAGGAGGATGGTCCACGGACCACAGAGATGGGTCACTGTCCACATCCTTAAGGTGACATGCTCTGGACCAAGGTGGTTTGATTTTTGCAAGGGCAGAACCCACAGATCCCAGGATGCTGCAACGCACCCTCGAACCTGCTGGTGTCACCAAGATGTGCACATTTAAACAAAGAGTAAAGACACCTGAAAAAACTGCCGGCTTTCAAAGCCTGGTTTTAGTGCCGGGAGTGGGTTAAAACCCCAACGCGCCAGCACACACCGGCAGCTCTGGCCAAACCACCTGCAGAATCGCTTTGCGGCTGCAAGTGACGCTGCTGGTTCAGGCTTCCCTGGCGCAAAATGCAGGGATAGGGGCGTGGGAGAGCAAAGCATCCCCTGCCTCCAGCTTTTTGCGGTCATTTCCAGCAGAGGAATACCGGGCTTGGAAAGAACACGCAGGGGCAtttgaagttttgctttaatttgttttctttttccctgctttgctaGATGCTGGGGGAGAAAAGGGTCTCAGTGTCCTATGGCATCATCTCCACCTCCTGTGGGACACAAATCCTCTTGGCCGCTtgtatttcccatttttttggctgaaaagcattcagcaaagggaaaactACTGGGAGAAAATGGTGGTTTGGGGCTTTGCTGCTTGGTCAGGAGCCAGCACCGGGATGTGTGGGGATGATGTGGACAGTGCCGTGTGGCTGGCTGGGGGACACTTACCCATGGGGACACTCAGGTGgggatgtcccatccctgccAGGTCCCCTGCAAAGCCGCAATGTCCGACTCATGGATTTGGAGCAAAGCAATGCAAATCCTGCGGGAGCAGGCAGAACCACAGGGAAAAAGTGTCAGGCCTGCTCCGGTGCAGCCACCCTGATGGGGCCCAGGCTGGAAAGAAGCTGACGGCCAAGCTGAAgtctggcagctgcagccccacgTGCATCACACTTGTGCGCCAGCATTCCTGCATGCAAATGCCACGCAGATGTGTGTGAGCACGTGTCTGTGCAAGCCTCTCCGTGCACCATGCTCACGTGTGCAAATACCCCACCAGGGAGCTCTTGTGCATGTCGGCAAGCACCCATGAGCAGCAGCAACCGCATGCCAATGGCAGCGTGCAACCTCTTGCGTCCAAGCAGCAGCGTGCAACACACTCGTGTGCCAGCGTGCTGGTGTGCACAGCCTGTACAAACACCCGTGCACGTCCGTGTGCAGGCATTGCTGCCCATGGACTCCTCGGTGCAGACACTTCTGTGCGACCCACCTACACGTACAAACACCTGCAGAAACACTCGCGAGCGAGCTCCCTCGTGGGCGAACACCCGCCTGCACACGTGTGCAAGCGCGCCAGTGTGCACCCACGCACAACATGGGCACGCATTGCCGTGCACGGCCCCCCAAGTGCAAGCAGCCGTGTAAAGGCCCCACGAGTGTAACCGCGCGGAGACCCACGCGTGCAAGCACGCGCACACGAGCGACACCCCTCCCCCCCGTGCCAAAAGCAGCGCGGATGCCCACGCGGCGGCAGGACGCGCACCCGCGGGCACGGGCCGGGCTCCGGCGGCGGGACCGGCCCCccgggcgcgggcggggggcgggagcggggggaaggaggaggaggagggggaggaggaggagactcGGCCGGCAGCGCCCCGGCCCGCGCTGGCTCCCGCACCGCAGCCGCGCCGACACGGGtgaggggccgggccgggccgggccgggcagggcagggccgggccgggcgggcgggcgggcgggcggcggcaccGGCGCTGCCGCGGCGGCGGGAAACTTGCGGCAAactttggggtggggggggtccGCGCCGGGCCGGACCGGGCGGGGCCAGGCGGAGCCAAGCCGAGCCGGGcggagccgagccgagccgggcgATGCCAGACCGAGCCGAACCGGGCCCAGCGGCGCCAGGCGGTaccggccgggccgggccgggcgggccgggcgcggAGGAATGCGGCGGCtcccgcgggccgggccgcgtCACCGCTGGCGGCGGAGTGGCGGCGTCCGCAGCCAATGGGGaggcgcggggggcgggcggtgccgccccccgccgggaGGCCGGGACGGGCCGGGGCGCGCGCCGCGGCGTCCGTGGGCTGCCGCGAGCCACGCGCGCTCCCGCGGGCCGTGCGGGTGCCGGCGCCCCACGCGTGCTCCCCGCGAGCACCCCGGGGTGCCCCCGGCCCGTGCGTGCGCCCCGCGGGTGCCGCTCCGGTGCCGgcgctgcggggcggcgggTGCTCCCGTGGGCATCGCACGGGCGTTGCGCTCCCGCGGGCGCTCCGCGGTGGACGCTGCCCAGCGGCCGGGGCTCTGCCGGGGCTGAtgccgccgggcccggggctCCCCCCGCGGCAGCCGCCGCGCCGGCAGCAGGAGGGCGCAGGCCGGGGCCGGCCTCGGCGGTGACCGATTCACCGTTTCCGCACGTACCGTCAGGGAGGCGGATTCCCCTCCCCGGGCCAAGCGCTCCGCCGCCAGCGGCTGCTGCTCCCGCCGCTCCCGCACCGGCCCTCCCGGCCCAGCCGGGTCTGGCGGCAGGTCAGGGCTGCGCCTGCGGGGGGGCTGTGGCGCGGCCCCTGCACTTATCCCATTAGGGCGCGCAGCAGCCGCCCATTACGGTTTCCCGGGGCGGTTTTTCCCTGGCCAAGCCGGGCCGTGAGGGCCGTGCCGGGACGTAGGCGGCCAGCACTGGCCCTTTGTTGTGGCGTCACTGGAGAGTGCGGCCGGCTGCCCCGGCACtcatcctgccccagcacgCATCCCACCCCGACATGCATCCCACCCTGGCACACATCTGGCCCCAGCATGCATCCCGCCCTAACATGCATCCTGTCCCGGCAcacatccccatcccaccccaacACGCATCCCACTCCAGCACGCATCCCCATCCCGGCATGCATCCCACCCTGGCACGCGTCCTGCTGCCATGCATGCCCAGCAGCGCTGTagctgctcctgccttgctgGTTCCCAGTCAGGGCCGTGACCCTcgctggagctgctggggtgcagccGGGGTACCCCCAACCCCACCACAGCACCAGGAACACTCTTAGAGGCCCACAGGTGATGTCATCCAGATGACCTCGTGTGGGTAACATCACCCAGATGATGTTAAGACATTGCCTCCAGTGCGCTGGCTGAAGTGCCCCAGGTCAGGCAggtgcctgctgcagtgccagaCTGGGACAGGGTGCTGGTGGCCGGGCAGGAGGCTGTGGTCCTTGCTGGGGACCTCACCATGGCCTCTGCTGGTGACCCTGCTGGGGCCATCACCAGGGACCTCACAGGGATCCCCACTGGAAACCCCACCAGGGTCCTCGCTGGGGACGTGGTGGGAGCCATCACTCAGCTCCTTGCTTGGGCCATCACCAGGGTCTGTGCTGGGACCTCATTGCTCAGCGTGCTGCCCCCCGAAACCAGGGACTGTGCTCgccttccctcccagccccacagccgcctcctgcagccccctgggctgccctgaccccttctctctcccacaGGTCCCCAGGTGGAGGTGCCACCCCAACAGTGCCGGCCATGCCCTAGGGGACACCCACCATGAGCCAGAGTGGGGCCTCGCGCCTGGCTGGctccccgccgctgccggggggctcgctgctggccctgctggcccccGAGccctccccgtccccccccagCGGGACGCCATCGCCCGGGCCCCCCCCGGCGTTGCTGGAAGGGGACTGGGAAGGGCGTGAGGAGCTGCGGCTGCGGGAGCTGGAGGAGGCGCGGGCGCGGGCGGCCCAGATGGAGAAGACGATGCGGTGGTGGTCGGACTGCACGGCCAACTGGCGGGAGAAGTGGAGCAAGGTGCGGGCTGAGCGCAACCGTGCCCGCGAGGAGGTGCGGCAGCTGCGGCATCGCCTGGAGGCCCTCACCAAGGAGCTGGCTGGCCTGCGCCGCGACCGTGACCGTGACCGGCCGGAGGAGCGCCCGCCACCAGCACGGCCACAGGCACGGCTCCACGGCCGGCACGGCACCTGCAGCCCACCTGCTGCCGACGGGGCAGAGGGAGAAGCTGACCCTGAGCATGAGCCTGTGCGGGATGTGGGGGCTGAGGCACCCCAAAAAGCCAAGGTGAGAGGGTgactgggtgctggggggggggtctcctgacccccagcagctcccctcaTGCACCCCCAAGCTACCACTGCCTGCCATGCCCATGGGGCCACTCCCTGCCCACAGAGGTGGGCAGCGTGCGGCAGATCCCTTGGAGCAGCGGAGGGGCTCAGACCCCTCTCAAGAGCAGTGTCATGGGGGGGGTCCAGGACACTCATAGCCCTATGCAGCGAGATCACCTTGGTGCTGGCTCTGGTCCCTTTCTCAGGGCTTTCCCTTTGGAGGCGTTAGGCAGAAGCCTGTGCCACTTTAGGGGACAGTGgcttcagcagcactggtggCGTCTTGCTAGCAACGACTCCGATGCCAGAGTGTCCGTATGGGCTTCTGGCGGACGTCTGTGctgaagggaggaggaaggaggggacacGAGAGactccccagagctgctcccagctgctgtgctcccttctctgctgctgttggctCTGTCACGACACAGATGTTGCTGCTCAGGGTGCCGCGCCGCGCTGGTTCAGTCCACCgatggcagagctgctgagtGGCAAATCTGAGACTAATCTGAGCATGCCCTGCGGGCTCCCTGCTTGGTCCCTGGGGATGTCCTGTCCCCAGAAAACCCCTGCAGCTCATTTACCATGCGCTTGTGGAGCCTGGTAGAAGATCACCCGCATGGTGGTCGCAGCAAGGTTAGCGTAATAAATCGGTATTATCCATCCCAGAtttgcagggaggcagggagccGGCAGCAGAGCGTGGTGGTGAATGGGAGCTCCCCTGGGAGGGTGGGTCCCTCTCCGTCAGCCTCAGGGGGTCCCTGGGGACcggagggagggatgctgctAGGTCTGGCTTTGTTACAGGGTGAAGGTCGGGTGCTGTAGGGGGTGGGAAGCCTGGGCTGCCCCCTCACCCTCTCCCCTTTGCTGGGCCACCCACGGCGCCACAGGAGCAGGAGTTGATGGAAAACATCTTGACGAGCAAGCAGGACGAGAGCTGGGAGCAGCGGGGGCCCCGGGCCTCTTTCTCCCGCCAGGAACGCAGCCGCCTGCTCTGGGACGATGTCAGCGTCGTGGAGGAGGACGCCACCAAAGTCACTGCCCTCAAGCTGCGGCTGGATGAGTCCCAAAAAGTGCTGCTCAAGGAGCGGGAGTGAGTGCTTGGGGTATCATCCTCATGGGGCACCAGCCAAGGCCAGACTGGTCCCCACCAGGATGGGATGTCCCATGGGGTCCTGCCAGCTGTCACCAGCATTGCCTCTCCCCAGGGATAAGCTGGCGCTCAGCAAGAGCATCGAGAAGCTGGAGGGTGAGCTCAGCCAGTGGAAGATCAAATACGAGGAGCTCAACAAGAACAAGCAGGAGGTGATGAAGCAGGTGAGTGAAGGGAGCAGGGGTGCCCTGGTGGGTAGCCTGTCCCCCAGAAGGTGGCATGTCCCAGTGGTTGGACATGGTGATCCACAGCCACCTCCCCAACTCTGGGGTGTTCATTAAGGGTCTTAATTAACGCTCTTGAGCCAGTCAGTCCATCCACAGAGGATGGGTGGACGAGTGCAGGCAGGACTTGAGTGGCACAAGATGGGTGCTTGCTGCCATCTTGggtgctgtgtgtgtgtgtccccagctCAACATCCTGAAGGAGATCCACCAGGACGAGCTGGGGCGCATCTCCGAGGACCTGGAGGACGAGCTGGGCGCTCGCTCCAGCATGGACAAGAAGCTGGCCGAGCTGCGCGCGGAGGTGAGCTGAATCCCAGTGTAGGGGCTGAAGGGGACAGCGAGGGGagtccctgctgcccctggccATCCCGTGTCCCTGTCCCAGATGGAGCGGCTGCAGGCAGAGAATGCAGCCGAGTGGGGCCGGCGGGAGCGGCTGGAGACGGAGAAGCTCAACTTGGAACGGGAGAACAAGAAGCTGCGGGCACAGATTGAGGACCTGGAGGAGGTGCTGGCTCGCAAGCGGCGCCAGACGGCCAGCACCCTGGACACCGACCTCAAAACCATCCAGGCTGAGCTCTTCGAGAAGAACAAGGTGCCATGGAGGTGGTCCCATGCCCTGCCACCCGCTCCCTGGGTGACCCTGCCGTTTCCGTGGTGGCTTGGCATCCCCCAGGACCTCCTCAAGCCCTGACTCTGCCACCACCCTTTGTCTAAGGGGCGGTAGTGACCCCCATCCTTGCTCCACCAGCTCCTCTGTCATGCGgtggggcactgggaggggtccctggggagggagaTGGGGGCACTCGCAGCATGGGATGGCTCTCAGCCCCTCTCAGCCCCCCACCCCGTGCCcactgcaggagctggctgaCCTGAAGCACATCCATACCAAGCTGAAGAAGCAGTACCAGGAGAAGATGGCCGAGCTGGCTCATGCCAACCGTCGCGTGGAACAGCATGAGGGCGAGGTGAAGAAGCTGCGCCTGAGGGTGGAGGAGCTGAAGAAGGAGCTGGCCCAAGCGGAGGACGAGGTAGGGAAGCTTGTGCTGGTGCAGAGAGTTGGGGTGGGCAGCTCCATGCCCCCTGTGACTGCCAACAGCCTCgtcccttcccatcccacctGCAGCTGGATGAAGCCCACAACCAGACACGGAAGCTGCAGCGGTCGCTAGATGAGCAGACGGAGCAGAGTGAGAGCTTCCAGGTGCAGCTGGAGCATCTGCAGTCGCGGTGAGTGGGGGACCAGGGTGGGCCACAGTGGGGACCAGCAAGGACCCATGGGTGAGATGACGTtctccctgccaccacccctCAGCCAGCATTTGCCCGGTTGAACCCTGGGCTAAGCATGGCCAAAGTGCCTCAGACATCCTCAGCGGGCAGGGTGCAGCCACCCGTGGGGCAGCCTTCACTCCACTGCAGGCTGGATGGCATTCACCTCCCAGTTCAACCAGCCTGCAGACCAGTACAGCCCAGTTTCACCTGCCAGTAAACGGGGCCAGGGCAAGCTCTGAGGTTCCCACGCCAGTTTGGGGAGATGAGAGGTGGGTTTTATTGCCCTTAAAAACTTTCCCGAGCCTCACTTCATCTCTAGCAGTAAAGAGCTGAAGTGGCTGTGAGAGATCAATGCCACGTCTCTGGGAGGCGCTGGGAGGGTTGTGTTTATcatctttctttattttattgggACATATTCATTAAATCATGGAGGAATAATGGAGGCTTCTTCTTCaccctctccagcctccccaTGTGCATGTTCTTAAATAATTCATGCTTTCCAGTAAAATGCTGCAAACTGGTTGGATCTGACCAGGTCCTGGGCCTTTTGGTTTCATATTTGCTTCATAAATTTTCATTGAACTTTCATGCAAGGGCGAGTGAGGAGCTAAAACCACTGCAGGCTCCCAGGAATGGGGactcttgttttatttgcagGGGGATCCCCATTTCAGGGGGACAACTTCTCCCTGCACTGCACTCTCGGCTGGGTCTGAGATGCTCGGCGTGGCGGTGTTCGGCCCTGGAGGGTTTAAGCTGATGCCCTCTTGTGCTGAGCATCGTttggggtccccagccccacaccagaGGGTTGGCCcctggctgggggggctggtccTGCACCCAGAGCTTAGTGGGAGCTGCAGAAATGGGGTCCCACCAGGGTGCAGTCATGCTGTaggggtgcagggggacaggctTGGCTTTGGCATCCCCCCAGGGctgcgccccgccgccccccacccTGGCAGCTCTCCCTTGGCAGGCTGCGGCGGCAGCAGAGCGCCCCGCTTTTCAGCAAGATGCGCAGTGCCCGCTTCAGCCCCGATGACGCCGGGGATGGCACCAGCGACCCCGACGAGGATGAGGACCTGCAGATCCAGGTGCCCTAGAGCCCAGGGCCAGGTGCCACCACCACGGGGACGTCCCACGGTGGTCCTCTGCCCACAAGTGCCTGTCACCGCGGGACCCAGCCACATGGTGACCCTCCTGTAGATGGGGAGCCTGGGGCACAGAGTGGTGGGGAGGACTTTGCCCAGGGATGCTCCAAGCCCGCTGCCTCTTGGACAGTATCCAGTGCCCCTCGGccaccagcatctcctgggaCACAGATGTGGCCACGAAAGCTGGCATCATTGAGCAGCCCAGGAGGAGGAAGCGCAGGGCAGAGAGGGGCACCAGGCCCTGTAACCGGCCACACTCTCCTGCccacttttttttatatatatatattatatatatgtatgtatttgtatatgaatttttttattataaatacagAGCCCAGAGGGGCCCAGGCTCTGGCAGTGGCTTGAGATGCTGGTTTGTCTCCACGTGGGAGCAAGGATGGAAGGGACAACACTGGGGAGAAACAGCATTTACTCTGCAAGCTGCACAGGGGGCTGGCTGCATGGCTGTGGTGTCACCCCACTGCCATCGCTGCCCCCACGCCGGGGACGAGCCCAGCTCGGGTAAAACCTGTGACTCTGCCAGAgaagcggggctggggggcggctggTGACGCTGTGGCTGCAGAGGGGCCtgtttctgcagggctgcagcgggcaggcagaggtgctggCCCGTGGGTGCGGGGGTGCTCACCCCTGGGTGCTGACCACCCCAGCCcaagcccctgcagcccatccCCCACTGAGCAGGGCCTCACGGGGCTTTGGAGGAGCTCAGACACAACCTTATTAAAAATTGATATTTCAGTGAGCTAATCCCCTCGCTATGCCTTTTAATTGATTGGCTAAAAGCATGGCTCTTTTGCTGCTcgtgtgttggttttttttctttttaatgcccATTTATTTCCAGcgattattcatttttttatggCCCGACAAATGAGGCTGCAGGGGTGGAGGCGCCTGCAGGCAGTTTCAGTGGGGGCCCTGAAAAGCAGCGTTTTGGGGAGCACAGAAGGGGGGGATGGGGACGAGGAGATGGCTGCCTGAGCCGAGGGACAGCCCGGGAcagcggcgcggcgggaggcTGCCGCCGCCCGTCGGTCTCCACGGGGCGTTCACTCTGAAGCCTAACGATGTGCGGGCAGGAAACCCAGGGCGGCCGGGTGTGGCtcgggctgggccgggccgggcgagGCCGGGCCCGGAGGGACGGAGGAGGCAGCCCGGggcgggtgggggtggggggagggggcggggcaCCGGGGGCGGGGCCTGGAGGGGCGGGGCCGGTACGGGCGGGGCCGCGCAGCTCCAGGGCTCGCAGCGACGCGGAGCCGGACGCCGGGGCCGGCGGCTGCCGCGAGGAGGCGGGTGAGGCCGCGGCACGGCGCGGCGCGGGAGCGGttgcggggctgggggggacacaccGGACGGGGCTTGGCCGAGGTTCGGGGTGACAAGTggcgggggggcccggcggggggggcagcgcggggagGGAGGATGCCGGTGGGAGCGGCGGAGACCTGGGGGCGATGGAGGTGCCCGGGTTTGGGGGTGACCGAGGTGACAGatcggggaggggggcaggagctgccctcCAGCATCTCTGAATTCCCTTGGGGTGCTCATGTGcgtggggtgggggatgggcTGGGGGCCATGGAGTGGCGGGGGCATGGTGGGGGATATTCCCCTCAGAGGTGGGCGCTGGCCCCAGTCCCTCTCGGGACAGCGGAGGGTCCCCAGGGTGCGGCCCCCCCAGGTCCCCTCGCCCCCAGCCCTGGTCCCGGCGGGCCGCGAGCCGCCCCAGAGCAGCCCCGGGGGTCCCAGGCCGCGGGGCCAGCCCGGCTCGGGGGGACACGAGCCGTGCCGCTGGCACCCGGCCGGGCCGTGGCTGCGGTGCCTGGGGGGTGCCGGGGTGCAGCGGCTGCGGGGTGGCCCCTCCGGGCTGGCCCTGCTGAGCTGGATGGGGCTggacccccctcccccgccccgcggTGCCGGGGCTTGGGGACCAGGGCGTCACCGGCCCGGAGCAGCCTGGCTCCCGAGCATCCCTGGGGGTGGCCCCATCCCGTTTCCAAGGTTACTGtcttctggggggggggggtggggtgtcagGCTGGGAAAGGAACCTGGTCCCCGCCTGGTCCCACCGCCCTGGGGCTGATCACCCCCAGCCACGGAGTGGAGGGACCAGGTGGGGACCAGGCTGAGCGAGGCCGAGCTCCCGGTGGGCCCGGAGGGAGGCTGGGTCGTGCCGGGGGTGCGAGGTTGGGAGCCAGGGTGCCTTTGGCGCCCGGGGCTGAAACaccccacagcagagccagcctggctggggcaggaggtcGTTAACACTGAACCCTACTGATGGCGAGCGACTGACCCGTGTTGGTGCCCAGGCGAGTGGTCcagggggaaggaggggcagTGCCACAGGCAGTGGAGACCCGTGGGCAAGGTCCAGTGTGGGTGTCCCTTGGGACACAcgctggggctggtggcagggcacCACTCGTGCATGCCCACCTGGCACAGCCGTGCTGGCAGGGGTTAACGCCGGACTGTTCCACTCAGATGGTTCAGGCaaagaagggaggaggaagaggaggaggaggaggaagatgtcACCCATCgatctgtcatttcttttttccagccagGATGGGGGATGCCACTAGCACCAAGCTGGGCCAGCAGTGAGGCAGGGGGGGTACGGGGGAAGaggatggaggggggggggcgaaTGTGAAGgcagcccccccctcccaaaaTATTCCGCGCCCCATCAGGCCATCACCATGGCGACAAATTTTAACGACATCATCAAGCAAGGCTATGTGAGGATGAAGAGCAAGAAGCTGGGGGTGAGTGGGGGTCTCAAGGAATGGGGGGGCGGGGAGTGGCACCCGTGGATTTGGGGTGCCAGCTGCTGCGAGGGGTGACGTGGATGGGGGGCCCAGCCATGTCAGCTCTTGCGGCAGCCTGCACCCCTGGTTTGGGGTTGAATAAGCATCAtttgggggcaggggtggcagcaTGGGGGCAGGGGTGGGCCACTTGTTGGTACCCAAATCATccggcagcccccggggcctgatcctgcactGACTGGCTCCTGAACGGGGTGGCATCCCCTCACCAGACACGGGTCACCATGGGGCTTTGGGGGCTGTCCCtgacccccctccccccatgcctcagtttccctccaCACCCCGTTTTGGCACCGGGGATGTCCCATGCCAGTGGGGGGGCTGCCTATTAGAGGGATGCTGGAGTGCAGCACCCATAGGTGGAGGGTCAGGGGGTTTGGTCGCCCGCCTTCATCACTCAGAGCTGGCAGCAACAAGCATGCTGGGTAATTTCACGCTAATTAGGGAGAACAAAGAGGGAGCAGGCTTGAGGTGGGGGACATGCCTGGAGGCAATGGTTCCGCCAACTCTggaggcaggggctgtgggagaggggatggggagaTGCCAGGATGGGGGGTCCCCTTGGGAGCCTTACCCATGCTCATTAATTACGCTCTGTAATTAGTGTTgacagggtgggggtgggtgaTGGAAGCCCTGGGATATCCCCACCattccctcctgctcccaggccAGCAGAGTCGGCAGGACTGGGCAGGGGtcctggggaaggggatggagtggggacagggacccccaCCTGCACCGCAGCAGCCACCAGCGCTCTCTGTCCGGCAGATCTACCGGCGGTGCTGGCTGGTCTTCCGGAAATCCTCCAGCAAAGGGCCCCAGCGCCTGGAGAAGTATCCAGATGAGAAGTCGGCATGCCTGCGTGGGTGCCCCAAGGTGAGGGGGCgtgctggggggtgctggggcgCTGCACAGGGGCCACAGCGATTCCTTTCTTGCCTGAAATTGgtgggctggagctgggtggCTGTTGCCCCCTGTGCTCTGGTGGGATGCGGCTGGGTCCGGGCGCAGCAGGGGCCAGGGTCTGGGTGCAGCAGTTGGGGTCTGGGTGCAGCAGTTGGGGTCTGGGTGCAGCGGGGGCCGGGGTCTGTGTGCAGCTTTCGGGGTCCGGGTGCAGCAGTTGGGGTCTGGGTGCAGCAGTTGGGGTCTGGGTGCAGCTTTCGGGGTCCGGGTGCAGCAGTTGGGGTCTGGGTGCAGCAGTTGGGGTCTGGGTGCAGCGGGGGCCGGGGTCTGGGTGCAGCTTTCGGGGTCCGGGTGCAGCAGTTGGGGTCTGGGTGCAGCAGTTGGGGTCTGGGTGCAGCTTTCGGGGTCCGGGTGCAGCTTTCGGGGTCCGGGTGCAGCAGTTGGGGTCTGGGTGCAGCAGTTGGGGTCTGGGTGCAGCTTTCGGGGTCCGGGTGCAGCGGGGTCCGGGGTCTGGGTGCAGCAGTTGGGGTCTGGGTGCAGCGGGGGCCGGGGTCTGGGTGCAGCTTTCGGGGTCTGGGTGCAGTGGGGTCCGGGGTCTGGGTGCAGCAGCCGGGGTCTGGGTGCAGTCCTCGGTGACACCCCACATCCTCCGCAGGTGACCGAGATCAGCAATGTCAAATGCATCACGCGGCTGCCCAAGGAGACCAAGAGGCAGGCTGTGGCCATCGTCTTCACCGATGACTCGGCCCGAACCTTCACCTGCGATTCGGGTAtggggcagagcccagggcagcggggcggggggtgccgggTGGGACACCCCGGTGTGGCCAGGGTTGCCCAGGGGCTGCCGTGGTGCCTTGCAGAGCTGGAGGCGGAGGAGTGGTACAAGACGCTGTCGGTGGAGTGCCTGGGGGCCCGCCTGAACGACATCAGCCTGGGGGAGCCCGACCTGCTGGCGCCCGGCGTG
This genomic window from Falco rusticolus isolate bFalRus1 chromosome 15, bFalRus1.pri, whole genome shotgun sequence contains:
- the CCDC102A gene encoding coiled-coil domain-containing protein 102A isoform X1, translated to MSQSGASRLAGSPPLPGGSLLALLAPEPSPSPPSGTPSPGPPPALLEGDWEGREELRLRELEEARARAAQMEKTMRWWSDCTANWREKWSKVRAERNRAREEVRQLRHRLEALTKELAGLRRDRDRDRPEERPPPARPQARLHGRHGTCSPPAADGAEGEADPEHEPVRDVGAEAPQKAKEQELMENILTSKQDESWEQRGPRASFSRQERSRLLWDDVSVVEEDATKVTALKLRLDESQKVLLKEREDKLALSKSIEKLEGELSQWKIKYEELNKNKQEVMKQLNILKEIHQDELGRISEDLEDELGARSSMDKKLAELRAEMERLQAENAAEWGRRERLETEKLNLERENKKLRAQIEDLEEVLARKRRQTASTLDTDLKTIQAELFEKNKELADLKHIHTKLKKQYQEKMAELAHANRRVEQHEGEVKKLRLRVEELKKELAQAEDELDEAHNQTRKLQRSLDEQTEQSESFQVQLEHLQSRAQRGPGSGSGLRCWFVSTWEQGWKGQHWGETAFTLQAAQGAGCMAVVSPHCHRCPHAGDEPSSGKTCDSAREAGLGGGW
- the CCDC102A gene encoding coiled-coil domain-containing protein 102A isoform X3, translated to MSQSGASRLAGSPPLPGGSLLALLAPEPSPSPPSGTPSPGPPPALLEGDWEGREELRLRELEEARARAAQMEKTMRWWSDCTANWREKWSKVRAERNRAREEVRQLRHRLEALTKELAGLRRDRDRDRPEERPPPARPQARLHGRHGTCSPPAADGAEGEADPEHEPVRDVGAEAPQKAKEQELMENILTSKQDESWEQRGPRASFSRQERSRLLWDDVSVVEEDATKVTALKLRLDESQKVLLKEREDKLALSKSIEKLEGELSQWKIKYEELNKNKQEVMKQLNILKEIHQDELGRISEDLEDELGARSSMDKKLAELRAEMERLQAENAAEWGRRERLETEKLNLERENKKLRAQIEDLEEVLARKRRQTASTLDTDLKTIQAELFEKNKELADLKHIHTKLKKQYQEKMAELAHANRRVEQHEGEVKKLRLRVEELKKELAQAEDELDEAHNQTRKLQRSLDEQTEQSESFQVQLEHLQSRLRRQQSAPLFSKMRSARFSPDDAGDGTSDPDEDEDLQIQVP
- the CCDC102A gene encoding coiled-coil domain-containing protein 102A isoform X2, with product MSQSGASRLAGSPPLPGGSLLALLAPEPSPSPPSGTPSPGPPPALLEGDWEGREELRLRELEEARARAAQMEKTMRWWSDCTANWREKWSKVRAERNRAREEVRQLRHRLEALTKELAGLRRDRDRDRPEERPPPARPQARLHGRHGTCSPPAADGAEGEADPEHEPVRDVGAEAPQKAKEQELMENILTSKQDESWEQRGPRASFSRQERSRLLWDDVSVVEEDATKVTALKLRLDESQKVLLKEREDKLALSKSIEKLEGELSQWKIKYEELNKNKQEVMKQLNILKEIHQDELGRISEDLEDELGARSSMDKKLAELRAEMERLQAENAAEWGRRERLETEKLNLERENKKLRAQIEDLEEVLARKRRQTASTLDTDLKTIQAELFEKNKELADLKHIHTKLKKQYQEKMAELAHANRRVEQHEGEVKKLRLRVEELKKELAQAEDELDEAHNQTRKLQRSLDEQTEQSESFQVQLEHLQSRAAPRRPPPWQLSLGRLRRQQSAPLFSKMRSARFSPDDAGDGTSDPDEDEDLQIQVP